The proteins below are encoded in one region of Panulirus ornatus isolate Po-2019 chromosome 4, ASM3632096v1, whole genome shotgun sequence:
- the LOC139764720 gene encoding LHFPL tetraspan subfamily member 3 protein-like yields the protein IRNSKAIGVLWGVFTICFAIINIVVFVQPQWIGDTQVSKGTGYFGLWKWCAMSQVGGEMECTGKLDDFSTLLNLPSKAATILVGLSVVVTLLCICNMLLFFFFHSSTVFHMTGSVQLLSVILLLVGVVVFPAGWAAGEVREVCGPTARQYNMGECEVRWAYILAIIGILDAAVLSALAFVLVTRPVKLQPEPEPLYGGSVYKGQMNPGFVADGGSSAGSCKSLNLQHVMLMPHPDHDRLTEFSHHTERSNTSAYGAHYTTSVQNFQL from the coding sequence ataaggaactcGAAGGCCATAGGTGTGTTGTGGGGAGTGTTTACCATTTGCTTTGCCATCATCAACATCGTCGTCTTCGTACAGCCTCAGTGGATTGGCGACACCCAGGTTTCCAAGGGCACGGGTTACTTCGGGCTATGGAAATGGTGCGCTATGAGCCAGGtgggaggagagatggagtgtaCGGGTAAGCTGGACGACTTCAGCACCCTGCTCAACCTGCCTTCCAAGGCCGCCACAATCCTCGTCGGCCTCTCCGTCGTCGTCACGCTCCTCTGCATCTGCAAcatgctcctcttcttcttcttccactcctcCACCGTCTTCCACATGACCGGCAGCGTGCAGCTCCTCTCAGTAATACTcctgctggtgggtgtggtggtgttcccTGCTGGATGGGCTGCTGGAGAAGTGCGAGAGGTGTGTGGTCCAACAGCTCGCCAGTATAATATGGGCGAATGTGAAGTACGTTGGGCTTACATCCTTGCCATTATTGGAATACTGGATGCAGCTGTGTTGTCTGCCCTCGCTTTTGTCTTAGTCACCCGACCTGTTAAACTGCAGCCAGAGCCTGAACCTTTGTATGGTGGTTCTGTATATAAAGGTCAGATGAACCCAGGCTTTGTAGCAGATGGAGGAAGTTCAGCTGGCTCCTGTAAGTCCCTTAACCTTCAGCATGTGATGCTAATGCCTCATCCAGACCATGATCGGTTAACCGAGTTCTCACACCATACTGAACGATCCAATACTTCAGCATACGGGGCACATTATACCACTTCTGTACAGAATTTCCAGTTGTAG